The Rhodamnia argentea isolate NSW1041297 chromosome 10, ASM2092103v1, whole genome shotgun sequence sequence aatacacAATCACGATTCAATCCCAAACATCATATCAATATTAATTTCTCCGATTGTTCTTATTTTGTTCTCTCAAACTTAATGAGATGGTAAGATGGATTGTCGACTCTCAAGCTTGAAAGACGTCAAATCCACTTCACCTGTTAGTTCGTAACTTCGGAAATCGAAGTAATGCAAATGACGATCATACTTAGATTGCTCGTCATATAATAATACAGGGAAATGCATTATAATCGAGTAATCAAGAAAGGTAAATCGCATTCGATTCATAAAAACAATAAATCCCACAACATTACTTAATATGTTAGTCATAGATATTGCTAAAAATTAATCAGCAAATCCCTTTAGGACACGTGATGCTAAATATTAGTTATGTTGTTACAGTTGACTAGATCCAAATCATTATTGAGGATCCTTCTCCTCAGCaatgcggcgccgttttaggAAGAGAACATTTCCAcggggaaaataaataaataaataaaaggaaattttgCTTCTTGTACGCTTGGAGGTGTAGTGTATAGGGGCTTAGAGAGGGTTTTACGAAGGACAGCAATGGCGGATCCGAACCCTCGGGGCTGCTTCAGATGTCATCACTGCGCAGGTCCTCTTTCCAAGGACATGgtatctccctccctcccccctccccctctctctctctctctctgttgtgGTTTTCAAGTTCTGATTGTCACTTACCCCGATGTGCTCTCAATGGTCTCAGGGGACCAGCGATTGGAACGTGTCTCCCCTCATCAGAGACAGCTTTTCCATGGTGATCCTCTAATTCGCTTCTTATTTACATCACCTGCGGTTGCTCAAATTCTGTTTGTTCGTAAATTCCGAGGTGGTTTGTCTTAGGCAGCGTTGGTTCCGCATGCGATTGTGTCCTGCATTTCGTTGCCGTGCGGATTTTTTTTAGTCGCTCTttgaactgttttttttttttttttgcgtttgcTTGTTCAGATCGGTTCAGCTGTGGGTGGTACAGCCAGCGCCTTTTATGGATTTAACCATGGTATGATGCACATGCCTTTTTCTCTCTGTTCCTTTGCTTCCTCATCGGATTTGTCTGCGACGTGGGTTCAAATGGTTCTACAGTGATTGATTTGGTTTGATACTGATTTGAAGTATGCATGCTTGTGTACTTGGGCTGACTATGGCTACTGTGAATTCAGGGAGCCGGGTGTCCTAGATTTTATGGAATGTCGTCAGTTTCACTTAGGAACACAGTTTTTTTTAGCTTCCGTTTGTTGTCAGGGGTAACTGATATCCACATGCCAATTGTAGTCAATTTGACCAGgcagttttttccttttggattgTTCTCCTGTAGTGGGGAAGGAGGTGTTTTTAGCACTCTTCGGTGGTAATTTTGAGCTCTCGCAAAGTACTTGTAACAAGAGCATCGTTATGTTTATACGAGTTTGGAAAAAGTTACATCTTTATGACTTTGGAAGAAGTCCTCCGACCtgtttgattttcttctgaTATTTCCAGAAAGTGAAGCTGCATAATTTACTTTCTGAAGCATATGAAAAGAGTATATTCCTTGCTTGCCTCCCTGGCCTTTCCGTTTTGTAACAACATCGATTCCTGAATTTGATGTTCCAGTGGATGCTCTTCATTGCAATTTCATAGCATCTTGCAGTAGGTGAGGTCTGAATTTAAAAGATGAAAGCTTCTATCAATTGCCTGTATCACATCAACTTTGCTTGAagttattttcctttgtttggttgATTGTGATGTTGAATGTTGACTAGTGATAATCAATGTACGGTGAAGCATGTGTCGTGTCTTACCTTTTGTTTCCCGTCCGTTTATTCCTCTGTGTTTTTGCCATTGTAGTGATGCCAATTGTCCGGAGGTGGGTAAAAGGGCCAATGTGGTTACATTTCCTTATTGGTGTAAGTTCCTTATGCTCCTTGTCTCTCTATTAGTTTCTTAGCTATAGCTCCTTATGTTCAGCTGATAttaaatgttgacttttctgtGACTCTACATTCTGCTGTATTTTCTTCGACATTGACTTTTCATTTTAGACCATAGTGCTTCGGATTCTTCTGTTCAATGAGTGATTGCACGCATATGTGCTTTTTGATATGCTTGTTCCTGCTAGTGACTCCATCTGCAGAACACTTCAGACCATAATTTATAGGATGAAATTCTTATTGCTCCTTTTTCTGGAAAGGCATTGGATAATTGAAGATGGTACTTTTAGAATCAATCTAGTGGGCGAACAGACAGACAActgatttttcttctatttccaTTATAAATTGCAAATTTATAAGTTTCTTTGGCATGGAAAtgctctctattttttattgctCAGTGCAGTCTGGTGACTaaaatatttgcaatgcagGCACCCCCAGTGATAGTGTTCTCTTCAGCCTGTGCAGGATTGGCaggtttcttctcttctttattttctccttttcctgtATTCATTGCCAGTTTATagccatttatttttcatggatGACTAACGGTGTGCTTTCGTCTTCCCCAAGTCCATTAAGGAAAGTCAGATGTTATGATGTGGAGGAGTCTGAAGACTATGGCTAGCAATTGAAATGACCTTTTCTTACAAAAATTACCTGTTTACAGCCTCCACGATCTAACTTATATAAAACCTATATCGTTGTCGAATTACCTTAATAAGCAAGGGAATTAGTTTGTCTTTTGGTCTGTGCTCATTGGCCAAGGTGGCACATTAAGCAGTCGCTGTGATTCCATTATCTTTAAATTTAAGTAGTTCTGAACCTTTAAATGAGGAAGTCGAGGGTCTAATGTCATATTCAACCCAATTTAAGTGAATAGTACAGTATTATTTTctataatttaattaacttcCAAG is a genomic window containing:
- the LOC115730577 gene encoding uncharacterized protein LOC115730577 — encoded protein: MADPNPRGCFRCHHCAGPLSKDMGTSDWNVSPLIRDSFSMIGSAVGGTASAFYGFNHVMPIVRRWVKGPMWLHFLIGAPPVIVFSSACAGLAGGTVPALAQLGSSSYHAAVSSPLPPSASQDDKIPKSRTSSTL